A window of Tautonia plasticadhaerens contains these coding sequences:
- a CDS encoding AAA family ATPase, with protein MTSADPNAAPAPDPRSSVPPGTAEFIRRIRERVGTVVVGQDVVVERTLVALFTGGHLLLQGVPGLAKTLLVSVLAKTIDLDFRRIQFTVDLLPSDIVGSEILDQRTNEFRTHRGPIFTNLLLADEINRAAPKVQSALLEAMQERKVTIGNDTYTLPAPFLVIATQNPVEQSGTFELPEAQLDRFMLCHRLQYPSKAEEKEVLRRNAALGIRREDKGAIARTEFDVLEKEPVGSVEDLVQAMEAVQLVHVSETFTDHVVEVVDRTRNHPDLELGCSPRAGIALIKGARARALIHGRNFVIPEDLFALAEDVILHRMRLNYEALADGRTGPEVLREILEPFGAASRNGRAPARVS; from the coding sequence GCCGCCCCGGCCCCCGACCCCCGATCGTCGGTGCCCCCGGGGACCGCCGAGTTCATCCGCCGCATTCGGGAGCGGGTCGGCACCGTGGTCGTCGGCCAGGACGTGGTGGTCGAGCGGACCCTGGTCGCCCTGTTCACCGGGGGCCACCTGCTCCTGCAGGGGGTGCCGGGGCTGGCCAAGACGCTGCTCGTCTCGGTGCTGGCCAAGACGATCGACTTGGACTTCCGGCGCATCCAGTTCACCGTCGACCTGCTGCCGTCGGACATCGTCGGCTCCGAGATCCTCGACCAGCGGACCAACGAGTTCCGCACCCACCGGGGCCCCATCTTCACCAATCTGCTGCTGGCCGACGAGATCAACCGGGCCGCGCCGAAGGTGCAGAGCGCCCTGCTGGAGGCGATGCAGGAGCGGAAGGTGACGATCGGCAACGACACCTACACGCTGCCCGCCCCCTTCCTCGTCATCGCCACCCAGAACCCGGTCGAGCAGAGCGGCACCTTCGAGTTGCCCGAGGCCCAGCTCGACCGCTTCATGCTCTGCCACCGCCTGCAATATCCCTCGAAGGCCGAGGAGAAGGAAGTCCTCCGCCGCAACGCCGCCCTCGGCATCCGCCGTGAGGATAAGGGGGCGATCGCCAGGACCGAGTTCGACGTGCTGGAGAAGGAGCCGGTCGGCTCGGTCGAGGATCTCGTCCAGGCGATGGAGGCGGTGCAGCTGGTCCACGTCTCGGAGACGTTCACTGATCACGTCGTCGAGGTCGTCGACCGCACCCGGAACCACCCGGACCTCGAACTCGGCTGTTCGCCCCGAGCCGGCATCGCCCTGATCAAGGGGGCGAGGGCACGGGCCCTGATCCACGGGCGGAACTTCGTCATCCCCGAGGACCTGTTCGCCCTGGCCGAGGACGTGATCCTCCACCGCATGCGGCTGAATTACGAGGCCCTCGCCGACGGCCGGACCGGCCCCGAGGTCCTCCGGGAGATCCTCGAGCCGTTCGGCGCCGCCTCGCGGAACGGCCGCGCACCGGCCCGCGTCTCATAA
- a CDS encoding DUF58 domain-containing protein, with the protein MEARIERLAVMDSRQFQVAVKRLADSLSYGTDRSPLLGSGLEYVQSRPYQYGDPIKAIDWRVTARTRKVHVKEYEAPKRLPVYLLVDTSASMTISSIARSKYETAVFLAGGLALACLDRISPVGLLGVGERGIHVRPSLSKDAVMQWLHRLRTFRFDEQTTLSGRIAQLSSTLPQRALIILLSDLHDPESLPGLKRLGQRHDVAVLQLRDPAEVGLRGVGFLRAREAETGRSFVVRGRDGWLEQAHVTDELKRAGIDHLRIETDVPFVSTVRHFFKNRNILGRGAR; encoded by the coding sequence ATGGAAGCCCGGATCGAACGGCTGGCGGTGATGGACTCCCGGCAGTTCCAGGTCGCCGTCAAGCGGCTGGCCGACAGCCTCAGCTACGGCACCGACCGCTCCCCGCTGCTCGGCTCGGGCCTGGAATACGTCCAGTCGCGCCCCTACCAGTACGGCGACCCGATCAAGGCGATCGACTGGCGGGTCACCGCCCGGACCCGGAAGGTCCACGTGAAGGAATACGAGGCGCCGAAACGCCTGCCGGTGTATTTGTTGGTCGACACGTCGGCCTCGATGACCATCAGCTCGATCGCGCGGAGCAAGTACGAGACGGCGGTCTTCCTGGCCGGCGGCCTGGCCCTGGCCTGCCTGGACCGGATCAGCCCGGTCGGGTTGCTGGGCGTGGGGGAGCGGGGGATCCACGTCCGGCCGAGCCTCTCGAAGGACGCGGTGATGCAGTGGCTCCACCGCCTCCGGACCTTTCGGTTCGACGAGCAGACGACCCTCTCGGGGCGGATCGCCCAGCTCTCCTCGACCCTCCCGCAACGGGCCCTGATCATCCTGCTGAGCGACCTGCACGACCCCGAGTCGCTCCCCGGCCTGAAGCGGCTGGGGCAGCGGCACGACGTGGCGGTGCTCCAGCTCCGGGACCCGGCCGAGGTCGGCCTCCGGGGGGTCGGCTTCCTCCGGGCCCGGGAGGCGGAGACCGGCCGGTCCTTCGTGGTCCGGGGGCGGGACGGCTGGCTCGAGCAGGCCCACGTCACCGACGAGCTGAAGCGGGCCGGGATCGACCACCTCCGGATCGAGACCGACGTGCCGTTCGTCTCCACCGTCCGGCACTTCTTCAAGAACCGGAACATCCTGGGGAGGGGGGCCCGCTGA
- a CDS encoding vWA domain-containing protein, which produces MFGLNLSFAHPIALVLLVAPILLLRRVWRRPGRRVVLPFDHGRQAPGRGWAALIDLAESVPALLLAVAILLIAGPQRLGEPRTKRILTNIEFCVDISGSMTAKLGEGSRYDASMAAIDEFLDFREGDAFGLTFFGNNVLHWVPLTSDTSAIRCAPPFMRPEIAPPWFGGTEIGKALLACKRVLEQREEGDRMIVLVSDGFSFDLSDGNDLDVATDLKESNIVLYAVHISDSPIPDEIVNVTRLTGGEVFEPGDPDGVKAVFRRIDEMQPARLEKTAAESADHFGPFCVAGLSLLGVVGLASFGVRYTPW; this is translated from the coding sequence ATGTTCGGCCTGAACCTGAGCTTCGCCCACCCGATCGCCCTAGTGCTGCTCGTCGCGCCGATCCTGCTCTTGCGCCGCGTCTGGAGGCGGCCGGGCCGGCGAGTCGTCCTGCCGTTCGACCACGGCCGCCAGGCCCCCGGGCGGGGATGGGCCGCGCTGATCGACCTGGCCGAGTCGGTCCCCGCCCTGCTGCTGGCGGTCGCCATCCTGCTGATCGCCGGCCCGCAGCGGTTGGGGGAGCCGAGGACGAAGCGCATCTTGACGAACATCGAATTCTGCGTCGACATCTCCGGGAGCATGACGGCGAAGCTCGGCGAGGGATCCCGCTATGACGCCTCGATGGCCGCGATCGACGAGTTCCTCGACTTCCGGGAGGGGGACGCCTTCGGCCTGACCTTCTTCGGCAACAACGTGCTCCACTGGGTCCCGCTGACCAGCGACACCTCCGCCATCCGCTGCGCCCCGCCGTTCATGAGGCCGGAGATCGCGCCGCCGTGGTTCGGCGGCACGGAGATCGGCAAGGCCCTGTTGGCCTGCAAGCGCGTCCTCGAGCAACGGGAGGAGGGGGATCGGATGATCGTCCTCGTCTCCGACGGGTTCAGCTTCGACCTGAGCGACGGCAACGACCTGGACGTGGCGACCGACCTGAAGGAGTCCAACATCGTCCTCTACGCGGTCCACATCTCGGACTCGCCCATCCCCGACGAGATCGTCAACGTGACCCGGCTGACCGGGGGCGAGGTCTTCGAGCCCGGGGATCCGGACGGGGTGAAAGCGGTCTTCCGTCGGATCGACGAGATGCAGCCGGCCCGGCTGGAGAAGACCGCCGCCGAGTCGGCCGACCACTTCGGGCCGTTCTGCGTCGCCGGGCTGTCGCTGCTCGGGGTGGTCGGGCTCGCCTCGTTCGGGGTGAGGTACACGCCATGGTGA
- a CDS encoding vWA domain-containing protein, giving the protein MVMLPELIATAAALVVAAAELLHARRCRRLARLAFGPAGRPEAWARSAGAARVIGAALLSWGLATLMILPPKVRRAEQVSDDERRHLMIVYDVSPSMRLVDAGPDRGQSRRQRAADVIGSIFKRAPMDQFLVSVVACYTGSKPVVEDTIDMDVVRNIFDELPMDHAFTSGETDLFSGLEEAARIAHPWVPRTASLVLLSDGDTVPASGMPTLPASIDQVLVLGVGDPRNGSFINGGQSRQDAGMLRQIAARLGGTYHDANENHVPSDLVARLTLVPEASPFERLTRREYALMATATGASILSLLPPLLHRAGTRWRPGVPVPDRPVRVPPPRGDPSRSRIGDAVGSGRR; this is encoded by the coding sequence ATGGTGATGCTGCCCGAATTGATCGCCACCGCCGCCGCACTGGTCGTCGCCGCCGCCGAGCTGCTCCACGCCCGGCGTTGCCGACGCCTGGCCCGGCTCGCGTTCGGGCCCGCCGGGCGGCCCGAGGCCTGGGCGCGATCGGCCGGGGCGGCCCGCGTGATCGGCGCAGCGCTGCTGTCGTGGGGCCTGGCGACGCTGATGATCCTGCCGCCGAAGGTCCGCAGGGCGGAACAGGTCTCCGATGACGAGCGGCGGCACCTGATGATCGTCTACGACGTCTCCCCGTCGATGCGGCTCGTCGACGCCGGCCCCGACCGGGGGCAGAGCCGACGCCAGCGGGCGGCCGACGTGATCGGCTCGATCTTCAAGCGGGCGCCGATGGACCAGTTCCTCGTCAGCGTGGTCGCCTGCTACACCGGTTCGAAGCCGGTGGTGGAGGACACGATCGACATGGACGTCGTCCGCAACATCTTCGACGAGTTGCCGATGGACCACGCCTTCACCTCCGGCGAGACGGACCTGTTCTCCGGCCTGGAGGAGGCGGCGAGGATCGCCCACCCGTGGGTCCCCCGGACCGCCTCGCTGGTCCTGCTCTCGGACGGGGACACCGTGCCCGCCTCGGGGATGCCCACGCTGCCGGCGTCCATCGATCAGGTCCTGGTCCTCGGGGTCGGCGACCCGCGCAACGGGTCGTTCATCAACGGCGGCCAGTCGAGGCAGGACGCCGGCATGCTCCGTCAGATCGCCGCCCGCCTGGGGGGCACCTACCACGACGCCAACGAGAATCACGTGCCGAGCGACCTCGTCGCCCGGCTCACCCTGGTCCCCGAGGCCAGCCCCTTCGAGCGGCTCACCCGCCGCGAATACGCCCTGATGGCCACCGCCACCGGGGCCTCGATCCTCTCCCTCCTTCCGCCGCTCCTGCACCGGGCCGGCACGAGGTGGCGGCCCGGCGTACCCGTCCCCGACCGTCCCGTCCGGGTCCCGCCCCCGCGCGGGGATCCCTCCCGGTCGAGAATCGGGGACGCGGTGGGGTCGGGACGACGTTAG
- a CDS encoding sulfatase-like hydrolase/transferase: MSRQFPAAPAVVALLLASLPAPARGEAPSAAPPDLLFLFADDFSFEAIGALGLVDIETPNLDRLYGRGTVFSRAHNMGGWNGAICVASRSMLVTGRTIWDASRIYESTDAERRAGRTWPQMLASAGYETCMTGKWHIRTDAASAFDVARHVRPGMPDQADEGYHRPPPGKPDPWDPADPRFGGYWSGGTHWSEVTANDAIEFIGRASGRESPSFMYIAFNAPHDPRQSPREFAERYPPDRVALPDDFLPVYPFRDEIGCGPGLRDEALAPFPRTEHAVKVHRGEYFAIISHLDRQVGRILDALDSSGKADSTIVVFTADHGLSVGHHGLLGKQNLYEHSTRVPFVLAGPGIEAGRVIDTPIYLQDIMPTTLELAGLPVPDYVGFASLLPLLRGDTDAPIRPSIYGAYMDLQRSVTHDGYKLILYPEARVARLFHLDDDPGERRDLAGDPSQADRRASLYQELLRLQEELGDPLDLRATFGELNVGGG, from the coding sequence ATGTCCCGCCAATTCCCCGCCGCACCGGCCGTCGTGGCCCTGCTGCTGGCCTCCCTCCCCGCCCCTGCACGGGGCGAAGCCCCCTCGGCGGCTCCGCCGGACCTCCTGTTCCTGTTCGCCGACGATTTCAGCTTCGAGGCCATCGGTGCGCTCGGTTTGGTCGACATCGAGACGCCGAATCTGGACCGGCTTTACGGCCGGGGCACCGTCTTCTCCCGTGCCCATAACATGGGCGGCTGGAACGGCGCCATCTGCGTCGCCAGCCGCTCCATGCTCGTGACCGGCCGGACGATCTGGGACGCCTCTCGCATCTACGAATCAACCGATGCCGAGCGACGAGCCGGTCGCACCTGGCCCCAGATGCTCGCGTCCGCCGGCTACGAGACCTGCATGACGGGCAAGTGGCACATCAGGACCGACGCCGCCTCCGCGTTCGACGTGGCCCGCCACGTCAGGCCCGGGATGCCGGACCAGGCCGACGAGGGATATCACCGCCCACCCCCGGGCAAGCCCGACCCCTGGGACCCCGCCGACCCCCGCTTCGGCGGCTACTGGTCCGGCGGGACTCACTGGAGCGAGGTCACGGCGAACGACGCGATCGAATTCATCGGCCGTGCGAGCGGCCGAGAGTCGCCCTCCTTCATGTACATCGCCTTTAACGCCCCCCACGACCCGAGGCAATCGCCCCGGGAATTCGCCGAGCGCTATCCGCCCGATCGGGTCGCCCTGCCGGACGACTTCCTGCCCGTGTATCCCTTCCGGGATGAGATCGGATGCGGCCCCGGCCTCCGGGACGAGGCCCTCGCCCCGTTCCCCCGCACCGAGCACGCGGTGAAGGTCCACCGGGGCGAATACTTCGCGATCATCTCCCACCTCGACCGGCAGGTCGGCCGGATCCTCGACGCCCTCGACTCGTCCGGCAAGGCCGACTCCACGATCGTCGTCTTCACCGCCGACCACGGCCTGTCGGTCGGCCACCACGGGCTGCTCGGCAAGCAGAACCTGTACGAGCACAGCACCCGGGTCCCGTTCGTCCTCGCCGGTCCGGGGATCGAGGCCGGGCGCGTGATCGACACGCCGATTTATCTCCAGGACATCATGCCGACCACCCTCGAACTGGCCGGGCTCCCCGTGCCGGACTACGTCGGATTCGCCAGCCTCCTCCCCCTCCTCCGGGGCGATACCGATGCGCCGATCCGGCCCTCGATTTACGGCGCCTACATGGACCTCCAGCGCTCGGTCACGCACGACGGATACAAGCTGATCCTCTACCCCGAGGCCCGCGTCGCCCGGCTCTTCCACCTCGACGACGACCCGGGCGAGCGGCGCGACCTCGCCGGAGACCCTTCCCAGGCCGACCGCCGAGCATCGCTCTACCAGGAGCTGCTCCGGCTCCAGGAGGAACTGGGAGACCCGCTCGACCTCCGCGCCACGTTCGGGGAGTTGAACGTTGGAGGCGGTTGA
- a CDS encoding arylsulfatase, translated as MVVFLADDAGWGDYGVNGNRLARTPHIDSIARDGVTLDRFYVCPVCSPTRAEFLTGRYYPRTGVRGVSTGQERMGLGERTVAEAFKHAAYATGAFGKWHNGSQWPYHPNARGFDSYYGHTAGHWGEYFDPPLESDGLPVRDRGYIVDLCTDRALSFIEAHRDGPFFCYVPFTTPHSPWAVPEAYWERFEDAPVEQRATVPDREVLDQTRCALAMLENQDWNVGRVLRKIDELELSEDTIVVYFSDNGPNSWRWNGGMRGRKGSTDEGGVRSPCFVRWPSKLPPGRTVGEIAGAIDLLPTLTSLAGVPRVGDAPLDGLDLAPLLLGTAEGWPDRELFSSWGGQTSVRTTRYRLDSQGRLYDIIADPGQAAPVTVARPEVATRLNRAVSDWDAEMFGDERSADSRGEVDPRPFPVGHAEFPRTWLPARDGEPRGGVRRSSDAPNCSYFVDWTDLDDSLVWEIEVDESGDYEVELLYTCAPSDVGSTVVLEFGEHRLSGTVSPAWDPPLYTNQDTLPRPPAESQMKEFRPLSLGTIRLRKGRGPLTLRALEIPGAEVMDLRAITLTLLP; from the coding sequence GTGGTCGTCTTCCTCGCCGACGACGCCGGATGGGGCGATTACGGCGTGAACGGGAATCGACTCGCCCGGACGCCCCATATCGATTCGATCGCCAGGGACGGCGTCACGCTCGATCGCTTCTACGTCTGCCCCGTCTGCTCGCCGACCCGGGCCGAGTTCCTCACCGGACGCTACTACCCGAGGACCGGTGTCCGGGGGGTCTCGACCGGGCAGGAACGCATGGGTCTGGGCGAGCGGACCGTGGCCGAGGCGTTCAAACACGCCGCTTACGCCACCGGCGCCTTCGGCAAGTGGCACAACGGCAGCCAGTGGCCCTATCACCCGAACGCCCGAGGGTTCGACTCGTACTATGGCCACACCGCCGGCCACTGGGGGGAATACTTCGATCCCCCCCTGGAGTCCGACGGGCTCCCCGTGCGGGACCGCGGTTACATCGTCGATCTCTGCACGGATCGGGCGCTCTCGTTCATCGAGGCCCACCGAGACGGCCCCTTCTTCTGCTACGTCCCCTTCACCACCCCCCACTCTCCCTGGGCGGTGCCCGAGGCGTACTGGGAACGCTTCGAGGACGCCCCTGTCGAGCAGCGGGCGACCGTCCCCGACCGGGAGGTCCTCGACCAGACCCGTTGCGCCCTCGCCATGCTGGAGAACCAGGACTGGAACGTCGGCCGGGTGCTCCGCAAGATCGACGAGCTCGAGCTCTCCGAGGACACGATCGTGGTCTATTTCTCGGATAACGGCCCGAACAGCTGGCGATGGAATGGTGGGATGAGGGGCCGCAAGGGTAGCACCGACGAGGGGGGGGTCCGCTCCCCCTGCTTCGTCCGCTGGCCCTCGAAATTGCCGCCCGGCCGGACGGTGGGAGAGATCGCCGGGGCCATCGACCTCCTCCCCACGCTGACCTCCCTGGCCGGCGTCCCCCGGGTCGGCGACGCCCCTCTCGACGGCCTGGACCTCGCTCCCCTGCTGCTCGGCACCGCCGAAGGCTGGCCCGATCGGGAACTCTTCTCCAGCTGGGGCGGGCAGACCAGCGTCCGCACGACGAGGTACCGGCTCGATTCGCAGGGGAGGTTGTACGACATAATCGCCGATCCCGGGCAAGCCGCCCCCGTCACCGTGGCCCGGCCGGAGGTCGCCACGAGGCTCAATCGGGCCGTCTCGGACTGGGACGCGGAGATGTTCGGCGACGAACGCTCGGCCGACTCCCGGGGTGAGGTGGATCCGAGGCCCTTCCCGGTCGGCCACGCCGAGTTCCCACGCACCTGGCTCCCGGCCCGCGACGGCGAGCCCAGGGGAGGCGTCCGCCGCAGCTCCGACGCCCCAAATTGCTCGTACTTCGTCGACTGGACCGACCTGGACGACTCCCTCGTCTGGGAGATCGAGGTGGACGAATCGGGGGACTACGAAGTGGAACTCCTCTACACCTGCGCCCCGTCGGATGTGGGCTCGACCGTCGTGCTGGAATTCGGCGAGCATCGCCTGTCCGGCACCGTGAGCCCTGCCTGGGATCCGCCACTCTATACAAACCAGGACACACTGCCCCGACCTCCCGCGGAGTCACAGATGAAGGAGTTTCGCCCGCTCTCATTGGGCACGATCCGGCTCCGAAAAGGTCGAGGCCCGCTCACGCTCCGTGCCCTGGAGATCCCCGGCGCCGAGGTGATGGACCTCAGGGCGATCACCCTGACGCTGCTCCCCTGA
- a CDS encoding sulfatase-like hydrolase/transferase, whose product MNSIRLVSPFSAILALAVSPAAAADRPNILWVTSEDNSPLIGCYGDPLARTPNLDRLAGHGVRYTHAFANAPVCSTARSTLITGMYATTLGIHHHRSRVRIPDRFRPYPAYLRRSGYYCTNRSKTDYNVADLDNPWDESSRRAHYRDRDPGQPFFAVFNLTTTHESQVAPPPGKAEFRVAPERVALPPWHPDTPEIRFDWANYYDQISLMDAQVGTLLDELEAEGLADDTIVFYFSDHGGALPRGKRNIHDSGTRVPLIIRFPEKWVHLAPAGPGTSVDRPVSFVDLPATLFSLCGVSIPEHFEGRAFLGPQEAPARSHVFLYRGRMDERDDTVRAIRDRRFRYVRNYAPHRPWGQHYSYPFGVLPSMRSWYAEFQAGRCDDVQARYWGRKPPEELYEVESDPFEIHNLSGSPQHAEVRDRLRGTLRDELISTRDAGFIPEAMMPRLAGEGTIYDYARGGSYPIDRIVDLADVASSNDPRGLPALLEALDDPHPVVRYWGALGCLILRGEAAPARPKLEVLLRDDWADVRVTAAEAIAHLGEAEAALRVLDAVIRRGEAPEVLAALNSLEYLWRDGLVPLDRVREMVTGLQLSEPADRIPNFLLGDR is encoded by the coding sequence ATGAACTCGATCCGACTCGTCTCCCCGTTCTCCGCGATCCTCGCCCTGGCCGTCTCCCCCGCCGCCGCGGCCGACCGGCCCAACATCCTCTGGGTGACGAGCGAGGACAACAGCCCCCTGATCGGGTGCTACGGCGACCCCCTCGCCCGGACGCCGAACCTGGACCGGCTCGCTGGGCATGGCGTCCGCTACACCCACGCGTTCGCCAACGCCCCGGTCTGCTCCACGGCACGATCGACGCTGATCACGGGCATGTACGCCACGACCCTCGGGATCCATCACCACCGGAGCCGGGTCCGCATCCCCGACCGGTTCCGACCCTACCCGGCCTACCTCCGGCGGTCCGGCTACTACTGCACGAACCGCTCGAAGACGGATTACAACGTCGCCGACCTCGACAATCCCTGGGACGAGAGCAGTCGCCGGGCCCACTATCGCGATCGGGACCCCGGCCAGCCGTTCTTCGCTGTCTTCAACCTGACGACCACCCATGAAAGTCAGGTCGCCCCCCCTCCGGGGAAGGCCGAGTTCCGGGTCGCCCCGGAGCGGGTCGCCCTGCCGCCCTGGCACCCCGACACGCCGGAGATCCGCTTCGACTGGGCGAACTACTACGACCAGATCTCGTTGATGGATGCCCAGGTCGGCACCCTCCTCGACGAACTGGAGGCGGAGGGCCTCGCCGACGATACGATCGTCTTCTACTTTTCCGATCACGGCGGGGCCCTCCCCAGGGGCAAGCGGAACATCCACGACTCCGGCACCCGGGTCCCGCTGATCATCCGGTTCCCCGAGAAATGGGTCCACCTCGCCCCCGCCGGGCCCGGGACCTCGGTGGACCGCCCGGTCAGCTTCGTCGACCTGCCTGCCACGCTGTTCAGCCTCTGCGGGGTGTCGATCCCCGAACACTTCGAGGGCCGGGCCTTCCTCGGCCCGCAGGAGGCCCCCGCCCGGTCGCACGTGTTCCTCTATCGGGGCCGCATGGACGAACGGGATGACACCGTCCGGGCCATCCGGGACCGTCGGTTCCGATATGTCCGCAACTATGCGCCCCACCGGCCGTGGGGGCAGCATTACTCGTATCCCTTCGGCGTCCTCCCCAGCATGAGGTCCTGGTACGCCGAGTTCCAGGCCGGCCGCTGCGACGACGTCCAGGCGAGATACTGGGGGCGGAAGCCGCCGGAGGAACTCTACGAGGTCGAGTCCGATCCGTTCGAGATCCATAACCTCTCGGGGAGCCCGCAACATGCCGAGGTGAGGGATCGCCTCCGAGGCACGCTCCGGGACGAGTTGATTTCCACCCGGGACGCCGGCTTCATCCCCGAGGCGATGATGCCCCGGCTCGCCGGCGAGGGGACGATCTACGACTATGCCCGAGGCGGCTCGTATCCCATCGATCGGATCGTCGACCTCGCCGACGTGGCCTCCTCGAACGACCCCAGAGGACTCCCGGCGCTCCTCGAGGCCCTCGACGACCCCCACCCGGTCGTCCGCTACTGGGGGGCCCTCGGCTGCCTGATCCTCCGAGGTGAAGCCGCCCCCGCACGGCCGAAGCTGGAGGTGCTGCTCCGGGACGACTGGGCCGACGTCCGGGTCACCGCCGCCGAGGCAATCGCCCACCTCGGCGAGGCCGAGGCCGCGCTCCGGGTCCTCGACGCCGTGATCCGCCGCGGCGAGGCCCCCGAGGTCCTCGCCGCCTTGAACTCGCTGGAGTACCTCTGGAGGGACGGCCTCGTCCCTCTGGATCGCGTGCGGGAAATGGTCACCGGCCTGCAACTCTCCGAGCCCGCTGACCGGATCCCGAACTTCCTGCTGGGCGACCGCTGA
- a CDS encoding WD40/YVTN/BNR-like repeat-containing protein, protein MKTCPVVVFLAFVQTCSAQWRPQESGSGARLRGLSVVDREVAWASGNGGTVLRTIDGGKSWTARPVPDASAFDFRDIKDVDADTAYVLSIGEGDLSRIYKTSDGGATWARLDCHPDPDGFLDAIAFWDASHGLALGDPVCGRFEVNSTDDGGRTWRAIPADGMPPALPGEAAIAASGTCLVVRGGNLAWFATGGGGVARVFRSTDRGRTWTAVETPVPAPDTASGLFSIAFRDDENGVAVGGKFAEPNAAGGFVALTRDGGQTWEPCPGDPPTGYRSAVALVPGQPTPRFVDVGPAGSDRSTDGGRVLRSLGSEGFHVVNYSTDGAGWAGGENGSIAKYLDPLPHLKSYPWREDVERCTFGIIAASHPGVVCPAGLEPATFSSGA, encoded by the coding sequence ATGAAGACATGTCCTGTCGTCGTCTTCCTGGCGTTCGTCCAGACCTGCTCGGCCCAGTGGAGGCCCCAGGAGAGCGGTAGCGGGGCCCGACTCCGAGGCCTGAGCGTCGTCGACCGGGAGGTGGCCTGGGCGAGCGGGAATGGGGGGACGGTCCTTCGGACCATCGACGGCGGGAAGTCCTGGACTGCCCGCCCGGTCCCGGACGCCTCGGCCTTCGACTTCCGGGACATTAAAGACGTCGATGCCGACACCGCCTACGTGCTCTCGATCGGCGAGGGGGACTTGTCCCGGATCTACAAGACGAGCGACGGTGGCGCGACCTGGGCCCGGCTCGACTGTCACCCCGATCCCGATGGATTCCTCGATGCGATCGCCTTCTGGGACGCGTCCCACGGCCTTGCCTTGGGAGACCCGGTCTGCGGCCGCTTCGAGGTCAACTCGACCGATGACGGCGGGCGGACCTGGCGAGCGATCCCGGCCGACGGGATGCCCCCGGCCCTGCCCGGTGAGGCCGCCATCGCCGCGAGCGGGACGTGCCTGGTCGTCCGAGGGGGCAACCTCGCCTGGTTCGCCACCGGAGGCGGCGGGGTCGCCCGGGTCTTCCGATCGACCGACCGGGGTCGCACCTGGACGGCCGTGGAGACCCCGGTCCCGGCCCCGGACACCGCCTCGGGACTCTTCTCGATCGCGTTCCGCGATGACGAGAACGGCGTCGCCGTCGGAGGCAAATTCGCGGAACCGAACGCGGCCGGCGGGTTCGTGGCCCTGACGAGAGACGGCGGCCAGACCTGGGAGCCCTGCCCGGGGGACCCACCCACCGGCTACCGCTCGGCGGTCGCCCTCGTCCCGGGTCAACCGACGCCGAGGTTCGTCGACGTCGGCCCCGCGGGCTCGGACCGATCGACCGACGGCGGGCGAGTCTTAAGATCCCTCGGGTCCGAAGGCTTCCACGTCGTCAACTACTCAACCGACGGCGCCGGCTGGGCCGGCGGGGAAAATGGATCGATCGCGAAATACCTCGATCCTCTTCCTCACCTCAAGTCGTACCCGTGGCGAGAGGACGTAGAACGCTGTACTTTCGGCATCATCGCCGCAAGTCATCCTGGGGTAGTATGCCCGGCAGGACTTGAACCTGCAACCTTTAGCTCCGGAGCCTAA
- a CDS encoding cupin domain-containing protein, with protein MALDHAKPGEVIDVRPLGEALADARTTTLIKAERLEVLRLVLPAGKEIATHTAPGPITVHCLEGRVAFTVLGEERELGAGRMLHLGAGEPHSLRGIEDASLLVTLVLVK; from the coding sequence ATGGCCCTGGACCATGCGAAGCCCGGCGAGGTGATCGACGTGCGGCCCCTGGGCGAGGCGCTGGCCGACGCACGTACCACGACCCTGATCAAGGCCGAGCGCCTGGAGGTCTTGCGGCTGGTGCTCCCTGCCGGCAAGGAGATCGCTACCCATACCGCCCCCGGCCCGATCACCGTCCACTGCCTCGAAGGCCGGGTGGCGTTCACGGTCTTGGGCGAGGAGCGAGAGCTTGGGGCGGGCCGGATGCTCCACCTGGGGGCCGGCGAGCCGCACTCATTGCGCGGCATCGAGGACGCTTCCCTGCTGGTGACGCTAGTGCTGGTCAAGTGA